A region of Saimiri boliviensis isolate mSaiBol1 chromosome 10, mSaiBol1.pri, whole genome shotgun sequence DNA encodes the following proteins:
- the FSCN3 gene encoding fascin-3, whose translation MDEVEWIHRHPKTEDLRVGLISWAGTYLTFEACKNTVTATAKSLGRRQTWEILVSNEHETQAVVRLKSVQGLYLLCECDGTVCYGRPRTSHHGCFLLRFHRNSKWTLQCLISGRYLESNGKDVFCTSRVLSAYHMWTPRPALHVHVILYSPIHRCYARADPTMGRIWVDAAVPCLEECGFLLHFRDGCYHLETSTHHFLSHVDRLFSQPSSQTAFHMQVRPGGFVALCDGEGGMLYPQGTHLLLGLGCNPVRGEEWFILQHCPVWVSLRSKTRRFISVVYDDEVCAASERLTPMSLFQFECDSESSAVQLRSANGYYLAQRRHRAVMADGHPLESDTFFQMHWNCGRIILQSCSGRFLGIAANGLLMANSTLPGPNEEFGILFANRPFLVLRGRYGYVGSSSGRDLIQCNQDQPDRIHLLPCRQGIYHFQAHGGSFWSITPFGTFRPWGKFALNFCIELQGSNLLTVLAPNGFYMRADQSGTLLADSEDITKECIWEF comes from the exons ATGGATGAGGTGGAGTGGATACACAGACATCCCAAGACTGAGGACCTAAGGGTTGGGCTCATCAGCTGGGCAGGAACCTACCTCACCTTTGAGGCATGCAAGAATACAGTCACTGCAACCGCGAAGAGTTTGGGCAGAAGACAG ACCTGGGAGATCCTGGTGAGCAATGAGCATGAGACACAGGCCGTGGTACGACTAAAGAGTGTGCAGGGCCTCTACCTGCTGTGTGAGTGTGATGGCACTGTGTGTTATGGCCGCCCAAGGACCAGCCACCATGGGTGCTTCCTGCTGCGTTTCCACCGGAACAGCAAGTGGACTCTCCAGTGCCTCATCTCTGGTCGTTATCTGGAGTCCAATGGCAAGGATGTGTTTTGCACTTCCCGGGTCCTCTCAGCTTACCACATGTGGACCCCCCGACCAGCCCTCCATGTCCACGTGATCCTCTACAGCCCCATCCACCGCTGCTATGCCCGGGCCGACCCCACTATGGGCCGTATCTGGGTGGACGCAGCAGTTCCCTGCCTGGAGGAATGTGGCTTCCTGTTGCATTTCCGAGATGGATGCTACCACCTGGAGACCTCTACACACCACTTCTTGTCCCATGTAGACCGGCTGTTCTCCCAACCCTCATCACAGACAGCTTTTCACATGCAAGTGCGGCCTGGAGGATTTGTGGCACTGTGCGATGGAGAAGGAGGCATGTTATATCCACAGGGCACGCATCTGCTCTTGGGCCTGGGCTGCAACCCTGTGAGGGGTGAGGAGTGGTTCATCCTACAGCACTGCCCAGTCTGGGTCAGCCTCAGGTCAAAGACTCGGCGGTTCATCTCAGTCGTCTACG ATGATGAGGTGTGTGCCGCTTCTGAGCGCTTAACTCCAATGTCCTTGTTCCAGTTTGAATGTGACAGTGAGAGCTCCGCTGTGCAACTTCGTTCAGCCAATGGCTACTACCTAGCCCAG AGGCGCCACAGGGCAGTGATGGCTGATGGGCACCCCCTGGAGTCTGACACCTTCTTCCAAATGCACTGGAACTGTGGCAGGATCATCCTGCAGTCCTGCAGTGGGCGATTCCTGGGCATTGCAGCCAACGGTCTGCTGATGGCCAATTCCACCCTTCCAG GCCCAAATGAGGAATTTGGGATTTTATTTGCCAACCGCCCCTTTCTTGTATTGCGAGGTCGTTATGGTTATGTGGGTTCCTCATCAGGCCGTGACCTCATACAGTGCAACCAGGATCAGCCCGACCGCATTCACCTACTACCCTGCCGACAGGGTATCTACCACTTCCAGG CACATGGAGGATCCTTCTGGTCAATAACACCCTTTGGCACCTTTCGTCCTTGGGGCAAGTTTGCCCTCAACTTCTGTATAGAGCTTCAGGGGAGCAACTTACTCACTGTACTGGCCCCCAATGGTTTCTACATGCGAGCTGACCAAAGCGGCACGCTGTTGGCAGACAGCGAAGACATTACCAAAGAGTGTATCTGGGAATTTTAG